GGCCGGCTGTTCTACGCACCGCTAACATTTCTCTTCATGGCTGTTCTGGCGCTGCTGGTATTCCTGGTCGTCTCCCTGCTCTTCGTTGGTGCGCTGCAGACTGCCTTCCTCCGGCTCGGGTTTGCGTGGCATGATGCGCTTCTTCTGCTCCTCGCCTCCCTGATCGGAAGCAGCATCAACATTCCTTTCAAGGAGATACGATCGGAGATACCGGTGACCAGGACGGCGTATGTCAGGGTTTTCGGAGTGAACTACAGGATCCCCGTCTACGAGACCGTTTACAACAGCACCACAGTGGCCCTGAATGTGGGTGGCGCAATGATCCCGATCCTGGTATCTGTGTATCTGCTTCTGGCGTTTTCGCACGCCCTGGCATATGCAGCAGCAGCCACTGTTATTGTGACGCTTGCTGTGCACAGGATCGCCAGACCTGTCCCGGGCCTGGGCATAGTGACGCCTGCCCTTCTTCCACCGCTCATAGCAGCACTGTCATCACTGGCTGTGATCATGATTGCTGGAGGTCCTCGAGAGCTTGAGTTCGTCACAGCATACGTCAGCGGCACGCTGGGAACGCTCATCGGCGCTGATATTCTCAACCTCAACAGAATTCAGCGCCTCGGCGCTCCTGTGGTCTCGATCGGTGGCGCAGGGACCTTTGATGGCGTTTTCCTCACAGGCATCATCGCTGTGCTGCTCGTCTAGCCGAGACCTCCTCAAAATCCCTCAGGAGGGACGCGAACCGGCGCACGGTCTTTCGGAGGGACCTGAAACCCTCCTCGTCCTTCTGCACATCCTCCAGAGTATCCCTTGACCAGAATGTGGCGCCGAGGTTCGCCCCGAATGATCCCCCACCCACTG
The sequence above is drawn from the Methanothrix sp. genome and encodes:
- a CDS encoding DUF1614 domain-containing protein → MNGRLFYAPLTFLFMAVLALLVFLVVSLLFVGALQTAFLRLGFAWHDALLLLLASLIGSSINIPFKEIRSEIPVTRTAYVRVFGVNYRIPVYETVYNSTTVALNVGGAMIPILVSVYLLLAFSHALAYAAAATVIVTLAVHRIARPVPGLGIVTPALLPPLIAALSSLAVIMIAGGPRELEFVTAYVSGTLGTLIGADILNLNRIQRLGAPVVSIGGAGTFDGVFLTGIIAVLLV